Proteins co-encoded in one Nicotiana sylvestris chromosome 7, ASM39365v2, whole genome shotgun sequence genomic window:
- the LOC104241725 gene encoding probable galacturonosyltransferase 12 — protein MLNAMQLHISPSLRHVTVLPAKGFKDFIKVKVGSKRLSYRMVFYFLLFLTFLLRFVFVLTAIDTIDGERKCSTLGCLGKKIGPRILGKRLESTVPEVIYQVLEEPSDQTEMRTRPESPQTLDEFIAEMKVGRPDAKTFAVKLKSMVTLLEQTTRTAKIQEYLYRHVASSSIPKQLHCLALKLAHEHSTNSNARLQLPLPELVPALVDNSYFHFVLASDNVLAASVVASSLVQNFLRPEKIVLHIITDRKTYAPMQAWFSLHPLTPAVIEVKGLHHFDWFTKGKVPVLEAMEKDQKARSQFRGGSSAIVANKTEKPKVIAAKLQALSPKYNSLMNHIRIHLPELYPSLDKVVFMDDDIVVQTDLSPLWDIDMNGKVNGAVETCRGGDKYVMSKRFKSYLNFSHPLIARSFNPSECAWAYGMNIFDLEAWRKTNISQTYHYWLEQNLKSDLSLWQLGTLPPGLIAFHGHVHAIDPFWHMLGLGYQDNTTVAEAQNAGVIHFNGRAKPWLDIAFPQLRPLWTKYVNLSDKFIKSCHIRAT, from the exons ATGTTAAATGCAATGCAGCTCCACATATCACCAAGTCTGAGGCATGTCACTGTTCTGCCTGCTAAAGGTTTCAAGGACTTCATTAAAGTAAAAGTTGGCTCTAAAAGATTATCATATCGCATGGTCTTCTACTTCCTCCTGTTCCTTACATTCCTGCTCCGGTTTGTCTTCGTGTTAACAGCTATAGACACCATCGATGGAGAACGAAAATGTTCGACCCTAG GTTGCTTGGGGAAAAAAATTGGACCAAGGATTTTGGGGAAACGGCTTGAATCAACT GTTCCCGAGGTGATATACCAAGTATTGGAGGAACCTTCAGATCAAACTGAAATGCGAACAAGGCCTGAATCTCCTCAAACATTAGATGAGTTTATTGCAGAAATGAAGGTTGGAAGACCAGACGCGAAAACCTTTGCTGTCAAGCTCAAATCTATG GTCACCCTGCTAGAACAGACGACGAGAACTgccaaaatccaagaatacctgTATCGACATGTGGCATCTAGTAGCATCCCAAAACAGCTGCACTGCCTTGCTCTCAAGCTCGCGCATGAGCATTCTACCAATTCCAATGCCCGTCTCCAATTACCGTTGCCTGAACTTGTCCCCGCCCTTGTTGATAACTCATACTTCCATTTCGTTCTTGCCTCTGACAATGTTCTTGCTGCTTCAGTTGTTGCTTCATCACTCGTGCAGAATTTCTTGCGCCCTGAAAAAATAGTCCTTCACATAATCACAGATAGAAAAACCTATGCACCTATGCAAGCTTGGTTTTCGTTGCATCCTTTAACACCAGCTGTTATTGAGGTTAAAGGGTTGCATCATTTCGATTGGTTCACAAAGGGGAAGGTCCCGGTTCTGGAAGCTATGGAGAAAGACCAAAAAGCTAGATCACAGTTCAGGGGAGGGTCATCAGCAATTGTGGCAAACAAAACTGAGAAGCCTAAGGTCATCGCAGCAAAGTTACAAGCACTCAGTCCCAAATATAATTCACTGATGAACCACATAAGGATACATTTGCCAGAG TTGTATCCCAGTCTAGATAAGGTAGTATTCATGGATGATGACATCGTCGTTCAAACGGATCTTTCACCTCTATGGGACATTGACATGAATGGCAAGGTGAACGGAGCAGTGGAGACATGCAGGGGAGGGGACAAGTATGTCATGTCAAAGCGCTTCAAAAGCTATTTAAACTTTTCTCATCCTCTAATAGCAAGAAGCTTTAATCCCAGCGAATGCGCGTGGGCCTATGGCATGAATATTTTTGATCTAGAAGCATGGAGGAAAACAAATATTAGTCAGACATACCACTACTGGCTCGAACAG AACTTGAAATCGGACCTAAGTTTATGGCAGCTAGGGACATTACCTCCTGGTCTAATTGCATTTCATGGCCACGTCCACGCCATTGATCCCTTTTGGCACATGCTAGGACTGGGGTACCAAGATAATACAACTGTAGCAGAAGCTCAGAATGCCGGTGTGATCCACTTCAATGGTCGAGCAAAACCTTGGCTAGATATAGCATTCCCACAACTTCGACCCTTGTGGACAAAGTACGTTAACCTTTCTgataaatttatcaaaagctgTCATATTAGAGCAACTTGA
- the LOC104241724 gene encoding autophagy-related protein 18f-like isoform X1 — protein MGMRNDDQKPPLEGGVVPRSGRGKHGVFPSSFRALSKIVSSGASTVASTVKSAASAASAIVERDNESSHDQVLWAGFDKLECERGTTRQILLLGCRYGFQVWDVEDGDNVCNLVSRHDGPVSFVQVLPKLIASKIPDDKFSVSRPMLILCADGSFSGGSNSGEGIGTPHNGTFQHYHNQASATFLPTVVWFYSLRSHSYVHQLKFRSVVHLVRCSSRVIAILQAAQIHCFDAATLEREYTIVTNPVVTGFPAPGNIGVGPLAVGPRWIAYSGNPVSVSNSGRVNPQHLTPSASFPSPAPNGSLVAHYAKESSKQLAAGIVTLGDIGYKKLSRYYSELRPDGTSSQSVNARVKVPGAANGHFPDADSVGMVIVRDIVTKALVAQFRAHKSPISALCFDPSTTLLVTASVQGHNINVFRIVPGLSGSSYVHLYTLQRGLTNAVIQDISFSSDSRWIMISSSRGTSHLFAISPSGGSVDFHTADACFSACTNGSGVMTKPSAPRTMNSQVLNQQSICGSGPPVALSTVGRIRSGANGWKNTLSGAAAAATGNVSSLSGSIASAFQYYKNYNQYTDAAFLKSNYHLLVFSSPGCVIQYALRMCSGLDSVTTIPAVATTFELGVEVDTRLVIDAIQKWNIFQKQNRKERGGNIDIYGEVGDCDSSKVFPESIKVENGLYSKTRNTITEEKRSSDERHHMYISEVELEMHKPQIPLWAKPEIYFQSFVTDGINVGDVCAFGGESEIEAIPTHLVEARSKDLIPVFDYIQASKTQQGRACVNGDHSQQSLPRLEVSGNCNLMANGGYGSRHSMNGPRSEVHCGQEVTGLDGIPMTGQTANGFVNSSESPKADSRLAFVNSMESSVKEAQSKFVNNNLGGAEMENHFEDEVDDVD, from the exons ATGGGAATGAGGAATGATGACCAAAAACCACCTCTTGAAGGTGGAGTAGTGCCTAGGTCAGGGAGGGGCAAGCATGGTGTTTTCCCGAGTTCATTTCGAGCTCTCTCTAAGATTGTATCCTCTGGTGCCTCAACTGTTGCTTCCACAGTTAAGTCAGCCGCTTCAGCTGCTTCGGCCATCGTGGAGAGGGATAATGAGTCCAGCCATGATCAG GTTCTCTGGGCCGGGTTTGACAAGTTGGAATGTGAGAGAGGCACAACTCGGCAAATTTTGCTCCTGGGGTGTCGTTATGGCTTCCAAGTTTGGGATGTTGAAGATGGTGATAATGTGTGCAACTTAGTTTCCAGGCATGATGGTCCTGTTTCTTTTGTGCAAGTGTTACCGAAACTAATAGCATCGAAGATTCCTGACGACAAATTTTCTGTTAGTCGCCCAATGTTGATACTTTGTGCCGATGGATCTTTTTCTGGTGGTAGTAACAGTGGGGAGGGCATAGGAACTCCTCATAATGGAACCTTCCAACATTATCATAACCAAGCAAGTGCCACTTTTCTGCCTACTGTTGTTTGGTTTTATTCCCTGAGATCTCACTCTTACGTGCATCAGTTGAAGTTCAGATCAGTTGTTCACTTGGTAAGGTGCAGCTCCCGAGTGATTGCAATCTTACAAGCAGCTCAG ATACACTGTTTTGATGCTGCAACTCTAGAGAGGGAATATACTATTGTCACCAATCCTGTTGTCACGGGGTTTCCTGCTCCTGGAAACATAGGTGTGGGACCTCTCGCAGTAGGTCCCAGGTGGATAGCTTATAGTGGAAACCCAGTTTCAGTCTCGAATTCTGGTCGAGTCAATCCACAGCACCTTACTCCTTCTGCTAGTTTCCCAAGTCCAGCTCCAAATGGGAGCCTTGTTGCTCATTATGCAAAGGAATCAAGCAAGCAACTTGCTGCTGGTATTGTGACTCTAGGCGACATCGGGTACAAGAAGCTGTCGAGGTACTATTCTGAACTGCGACCAGATGGTACTAGTTCTCAGTCTGTGAATGCTCGTGTCAAGGTACCCGGAGCTGCTAATGGTCATTTTCCAGATGCGGACAGTGTTGGAATG GTCATAGTCAGGGATATCGTCACTAAAGCTCTTGTTGCACAGTTTAGGGCACATAAGAGTCCCATTTCAGCTTTGTGCTTTGATCCTAGCACTACTCTTCTGGTGACAGCTTCAGTTCAAGGTCATAATATCAATGTATTTCGTATAGTGCCTGGACTATCTGGGTCTTCTTATGTCCATCTTTATACGCTGCAGCGTGGACTGACTAACGCG GTCATACAAGACATAAGTTTTAGTAGTGATAGCCGGTGGATTATGATAAGCTCTTCTCGAGGAACTAGCCATCTTTTTGCGATATCTCCTTCAGGGGGATCAGTTGATTTTCACACTGCTGATGCATGTTTTAGTGCTTGCACTAATGGCTCTGGGGTGATGACAAAACCTTCAGCTCCGAGGACCATGAATTCTCAAGTGCTTAATCAACAAAGCATTTGTGGATCTGGCCCACCCGTGGCACTTTCTACTGTTGGCCGAATAAGGAGTGGAGCTAATGGTTGGAAAAACACTCTAAGTGGTGCTGCCGCTGCTGCAACTGGAAACGTTAGCTCTCTATCTGGGTCCATTGCTTCAGCGTTTCAGTACTACAAAAACTATAACCAATATACAGATGCAGCCTTTCTAAAATCAAATTATCACTTGCTGGTTTTTTCTTCTCCTGGCTGTGTGATACAATATGCTTTACGTATGTGTTCTGGCCTAGATTCTGTTACAACCATTCCTGCAGTGGCTACAACATTTGAGTTAGGCGTTGAAGTTGATACAAGATTAGTCATAGATGCAATCCAGAAGTGGAATATTTTCCAGAAACAAAATCGCAAAGAGCGAGGTGGTAATATCGATATATATGGTGAAGTTGGAGATTGTGATAGCAGTAAAGTATTTCCTGAAAGCATAAAGGTGGAAAATGGTCTCTATTCCAAAACTAGGAACACAATCACAGAAGAAAAGAGAAGTTCTGATGAAAGACATCATATGTATATATCTGAAGTGGAGCTTGAAATGCATAAACCCCAGATTCCATTATGGGCAAAACCGGAG ATCTATTTTCAATCATTTGTTACAGATGGGATTAACGTAGGCGATGTCTGTGCTTTTGGAGGAGAGTCTGAGATAGAAGCAATTCCAACTCACTTAGTCGAGGCGAGATCAAAAGATCTAATTCCAGTTTTTGATTACATTCAAGCTTCCAAGACCCAGCAAGGGAG GGCATGTGTTAACGGTGACCATAGCCAGCAGTCACTTCCTAGGCTGGAGGTCTCTGGAAACTGCAATCTTATGGCTAATGGTGGTTATGGATCGCGTCATTCTATGAATGGTCCCAGGAGCGAAGTTCACTGTGGCCAAGAAGTAACTGGTTTGGATGGTATCCCAATGACAGGTCAAACAGCTAATGGCTTTGTAAATAGTAGTGAGAGCCCTAAAGCGGACAGTCGGCTTGCTTTTGTAAATAGTATGGAGAGCTCTGTGAAGGAGGCACAGTCTAAGTTTGTAAATAATAACCTAGGTGGTGCAGAAATGGAGAATCATTTCGAAGATGAAGTTGACGATGTTGATTGA
- the LOC104241724 gene encoding autophagy-related protein 18f-like isoform X2 — protein MLILCADGSFSGGSNSGEGIGTPHNGTFQHYHNQASATFLPTVVWFYSLRSHSYVHQLKFRSVVHLVRCSSRVIAILQAAQIHCFDAATLEREYTIVTNPVVTGFPAPGNIGVGPLAVGPRWIAYSGNPVSVSNSGRVNPQHLTPSASFPSPAPNGSLVAHYAKESSKQLAAGIVTLGDIGYKKLSRYYSELRPDGTSSQSVNARVKVPGAANGHFPDADSVGMVIVRDIVTKALVAQFRAHKSPISALCFDPSTTLLVTASVQGHNINVFRIVPGLSGSSYVHLYTLQRGLTNAVIQDISFSSDSRWIMISSSRGTSHLFAISPSGGSVDFHTADACFSACTNGSGVMTKPSAPRTMNSQVLNQQSICGSGPPVALSTVGRIRSGANGWKNTLSGAAAAATGNVSSLSGSIASAFQYYKNYNQYTDAAFLKSNYHLLVFSSPGCVIQYALRMCSGLDSVTTIPAVATTFELGVEVDTRLVIDAIQKWNIFQKQNRKERGGNIDIYGEVGDCDSSKVFPESIKVENGLYSKTRNTITEEKRSSDERHHMYISEVELEMHKPQIPLWAKPEIYFQSFVTDGINVGDVCAFGGESEIEAIPTHLVEARSKDLIPVFDYIQASKTQQGRACVNGDHSQQSLPRLEVSGNCNLMANGGYGSRHSMNGPRSEVHCGQEVTGLDGIPMTGQTANGFVNSSESPKADSRLAFVNSMESSVKEAQSKFVNNNLGGAEMENHFEDEVDDVD, from the exons ATGTTGATACTTTGTGCCGATGGATCTTTTTCTGGTGGTAGTAACAGTGGGGAGGGCATAGGAACTCCTCATAATGGAACCTTCCAACATTATCATAACCAAGCAAGTGCCACTTTTCTGCCTACTGTTGTTTGGTTTTATTCCCTGAGATCTCACTCTTACGTGCATCAGTTGAAGTTCAGATCAGTTGTTCACTTGGTAAGGTGCAGCTCCCGAGTGATTGCAATCTTACAAGCAGCTCAG ATACACTGTTTTGATGCTGCAACTCTAGAGAGGGAATATACTATTGTCACCAATCCTGTTGTCACGGGGTTTCCTGCTCCTGGAAACATAGGTGTGGGACCTCTCGCAGTAGGTCCCAGGTGGATAGCTTATAGTGGAAACCCAGTTTCAGTCTCGAATTCTGGTCGAGTCAATCCACAGCACCTTACTCCTTCTGCTAGTTTCCCAAGTCCAGCTCCAAATGGGAGCCTTGTTGCTCATTATGCAAAGGAATCAAGCAAGCAACTTGCTGCTGGTATTGTGACTCTAGGCGACATCGGGTACAAGAAGCTGTCGAGGTACTATTCTGAACTGCGACCAGATGGTACTAGTTCTCAGTCTGTGAATGCTCGTGTCAAGGTACCCGGAGCTGCTAATGGTCATTTTCCAGATGCGGACAGTGTTGGAATG GTCATAGTCAGGGATATCGTCACTAAAGCTCTTGTTGCACAGTTTAGGGCACATAAGAGTCCCATTTCAGCTTTGTGCTTTGATCCTAGCACTACTCTTCTGGTGACAGCTTCAGTTCAAGGTCATAATATCAATGTATTTCGTATAGTGCCTGGACTATCTGGGTCTTCTTATGTCCATCTTTATACGCTGCAGCGTGGACTGACTAACGCG GTCATACAAGACATAAGTTTTAGTAGTGATAGCCGGTGGATTATGATAAGCTCTTCTCGAGGAACTAGCCATCTTTTTGCGATATCTCCTTCAGGGGGATCAGTTGATTTTCACACTGCTGATGCATGTTTTAGTGCTTGCACTAATGGCTCTGGGGTGATGACAAAACCTTCAGCTCCGAGGACCATGAATTCTCAAGTGCTTAATCAACAAAGCATTTGTGGATCTGGCCCACCCGTGGCACTTTCTACTGTTGGCCGAATAAGGAGTGGAGCTAATGGTTGGAAAAACACTCTAAGTGGTGCTGCCGCTGCTGCAACTGGAAACGTTAGCTCTCTATCTGGGTCCATTGCTTCAGCGTTTCAGTACTACAAAAACTATAACCAATATACAGATGCAGCCTTTCTAAAATCAAATTATCACTTGCTGGTTTTTTCTTCTCCTGGCTGTGTGATACAATATGCTTTACGTATGTGTTCTGGCCTAGATTCTGTTACAACCATTCCTGCAGTGGCTACAACATTTGAGTTAGGCGTTGAAGTTGATACAAGATTAGTCATAGATGCAATCCAGAAGTGGAATATTTTCCAGAAACAAAATCGCAAAGAGCGAGGTGGTAATATCGATATATATGGTGAAGTTGGAGATTGTGATAGCAGTAAAGTATTTCCTGAAAGCATAAAGGTGGAAAATGGTCTCTATTCCAAAACTAGGAACACAATCACAGAAGAAAAGAGAAGTTCTGATGAAAGACATCATATGTATATATCTGAAGTGGAGCTTGAAATGCATAAACCCCAGATTCCATTATGGGCAAAACCGGAG ATCTATTTTCAATCATTTGTTACAGATGGGATTAACGTAGGCGATGTCTGTGCTTTTGGAGGAGAGTCTGAGATAGAAGCAATTCCAACTCACTTAGTCGAGGCGAGATCAAAAGATCTAATTCCAGTTTTTGATTACATTCAAGCTTCCAAGACCCAGCAAGGGAG GGCATGTGTTAACGGTGACCATAGCCAGCAGTCACTTCCTAGGCTGGAGGTCTCTGGAAACTGCAATCTTATGGCTAATGGTGGTTATGGATCGCGTCATTCTATGAATGGTCCCAGGAGCGAAGTTCACTGTGGCCAAGAAGTAACTGGTTTGGATGGTATCCCAATGACAGGTCAAACAGCTAATGGCTTTGTAAATAGTAGTGAGAGCCCTAAAGCGGACAGTCGGCTTGCTTTTGTAAATAGTATGGAGAGCTCTGTGAAGGAGGCACAGTCTAAGTTTGTAAATAATAACCTAGGTGGTGCAGAAATGGAGAATCATTTCGAAGATGAAGTTGACGATGTTGATTGA
- the LOC138873327 gene encoding uncharacterized protein, protein MATITNFFLADICVDEALQKVIDARVNKVLQALVSRLPVAPPIPTPNNNTLENPRSGLVNSGNGGTPSEPQEEEPAHSGAQKVEKRMEDIFKIKQGDSELLRDFVDRFQRERMTLPHIPDNWGAIAFASNLNDKSSEATRRLKESLREFPATTWNDVYNRYSTKLRIEEDTVPQFRHEERSNSRRSETEKRSGKNRESGSSSRFRNDRNRQESRDNDSSLKARFGGYNFNVTTLKLVAVLRSMGDKEPPKPPSPKRTVNVISGGEDINGITYTASNKVSKVTITHGKRVRRVLENESISFDDADTEGVMTPHNDALVISLLVYDTNVKRVLIDPGSSVNIILLRVLREMQAEDKMIPKVHTLSGFDNSSVVTKGEVILTTFAAGVIKETKFQVVDMEMTYNMIMGRP, encoded by the exons ATGGCAACTATTACTAATTTTTTCCTAGCAGATAtat gtgtagatgaagctttacaaaaagtAATTGATGCACGGGTTAACAAAGttcttcaggctctagttagtcgattacCTGTTGCACCACCCATACCTacacctaataataatacattggagaatcctcgttctggccttgttaattctggaaatggaggaacccccagtgaaccacaggaagaagaaccag cacactcgggagctcaaaaggttgagaaaagaatggaggatattttcaaaatcaagcaaggcgACTCCGAGTTGCTCAGggattttgttgatagattccaacgtgaaagaatgactttaCCTCATATACCTGATAACTGGGgtgcaatagcttttgcaagcaacttaaatgacaaaagctcagaagccacgagaagacttaaagaaagccttcgagagtttcctgcaaccacgtggaatgacgtttataacaggtatagtacgaagttgCGAATTGAGGAAGATACCGTACCTCAGTTTCGTCATGAAGAGAGGAGCAATTCCAggagatcagaaaccgaaaaaagatcaggtaaaaatag ggaatCTGGTTCTTCATCAAGGTTCAGAAATGACCGAAACCGACAAGAGTCACGAGATAATGACAGTAGTTTAAAGGCAAGgttcggcggatataactttaatgtcactaccttgaagctcgtagctgttttgaggagcatgggagataag GAGCCACCAAAGCccccttcacccaagagaaccgtgaatgttataagtgggggtgaagataTTAACGGTATAACATATACGGCTTCCAACAAAGTTTCTAAAGTAACGATAACGCACGGGAAACGGGTACGACGGGTTTTAGAAAACGAAAGTATTTCTTTTGATGATGCGGATACCGAAGGAGTAATGACTCCacataacgacgcactggtaatatctttacttgtatatgatactaatgtaaaacgagttttgattgatccaggaagttccgtgaatattatactattaagggtattacgtgaaatgcaagctgaagacaaaatgatacctaaGGTGCATACCCTATCTGGGTTCGACAATTCAAgcgtggtaacaaaaggagaggtaattctaacaacctTTGCTGCAGGTGttattaaagaaactaaatttcaggtagtagatatggaaatgacttacaatatgatcatggggagaccttgA
- the LOC138873328 gene encoding uncharacterized protein, protein MYIAARSQFQKVTWKNLVLGDVTIPRHLFILWLSLNQRLATVDRLEKWKIDVPKECVLCTSQKEETLDHLFFECTYARSIWAALVGWLKEKHNVGSWEQELKWLIKRTNNSRSRAQVLTFLFAATVYYTWMERNKRRFQNQCITYAERVREIALLLHIKGQNMSKWKSMLEQLNRYSSENNV, encoded by the coding sequence ATGTATATAGCAGCAAGGTCTCAATTTCAGAAAGTTACATGGAAGAATCTTGTGCTGGGAGATGTTACTATACCAAGGCATCTATTTATTCTGTGGCTATCTCTCAACCAAAGGTTAGCAACAGTGGATAGACTGGAAAAATGGAAGATTGATGTGCCGAAGGAATGTGTGTTATGCACTAGCCAGAAAGAAGAGACACTGGATCACCTTTTCTTTGAATGTACTTATGCTAGATCAATATGGGCTGCATTAGTAGGCTGGTTGAAAGAAAAGCACAATGTTGGAAGCTGGGAACAGGAATTAAAATGGCTGATCAAGAGGACAAACAATAGCAGATCACGAGCTCAAGTTCTCACATTTCTATTTGCAGCAACAGTTTATTACACATGGATGGAGAGGAATAAAAGAAGATTTCAGAACCAGTGTATTACATATGCAGAAAGAGTTCGAGAAATAGCCTTGCTGCTGCATATCAAAGGCCAGAACATGAGCAAATGGAAGTCAATGTTAGAACAGTTAAATAGATATTCTAGCGAAAACAATGTATAA